The genomic stretch CCGAAGAAAAGGTAAGACCATGCGCCGTTTAAGAATAGCTGAGCAGCAAAGAAATATAAGGTTATTTTCACTCTACCATTTTCTTTCCATTTAACCATTAGCAGAAATAAGGATAAACCCATTAAGAAGTATAAAGTTATCCAGACTGGAGCGAAAACCCAGCTTGGCGGCGTGAACGCAGGCTTTACAAGCTTCGGATACCATGTAGAAATGGATGAAGAAGTGAAAATTGAGCCTATAACTCCTACAACTTGACATATGAGAATCGAGAAGAGAAGCTTCACTATAGCTCCTCGACTCCTCAATAAATAACCTTTCATACAACTCACCTATTTACAATAGTTTTCCTTATTGCTAAGCTTTTTTATTCTTCACCTGCTTCAGTTTCTTCTAGTTTTTGACGGGCTCCACAGGATGGACAGAATTTATCTTCAATAGTTAAAGGTGCTCCGCAGTTTTGGCAGTATGCAGAAGCTTGTTTAGAAGGCGCTTTTATGCCCTCCCTCTTCCTAATACTAATAGCTGAGAATGCTGCTATAGCAACAGCTAATAATGGTAAAATTAGAAATAGTAGGTTTCCGCCTGCTAGAAGCGTCAGTTTATTCATAAAGGATTCTTCA from Candidatus Bathyarchaeota archaeon encodes the following:
- a CDS encoding tryptophan-rich sensory protein — its product is MKGYLLRSRGAIVKLLFSILICQVVGVIGSIFTSSSISTWYPKLVKPAFTPPSWVFAPVWITLYFLMGLSLFLLMVKWKENGRVKITLYFFAAQLFLNGAWSYLFFGLRNPLYGLIGIILLWVMILLTIITAFNISRFAAMLLIPYLAWVTIATLLNFYIWRLNIG